A single region of the Alosa alosa isolate M-15738 ecotype Scorff River chromosome 6, AALO_Geno_1.1, whole genome shotgun sequence genome encodes:
- the ubtd1b gene encoding LOW QUALITY PROTEIN: ubiquitin domain-containing protein 1 (The sequence of the model RefSeq protein was modified relative to this genomic sequence to represent the inferred CDS: inserted 1 base in 1 codon) yields the protein MGGCVGRERGDSRGQGSSRAGGRTGRKRGARNEPLKKERPKWKSDYPMTEGQLRSKRDEFWDTAPAFEGRKEIWDALKAAAVALECNDHELAQAIVDGASITLPHGTLNECYDELGNRYQLPVYCLAPPLNLISERSEEEPSDTPEAPPPXRKEFSLKVRLSTGRDVRLSASMADSIGQLKKQLQAQEDIEAAHQRWFFSGKLLTDKTRLQDTKIQKDFVIQVIVNQPPTDTHTPMATAPPTHTPTPTAPSTPDN from the exons ATGGGAGGATGCGTGGGAAGAGAGCGTGGGGATTCACGCGGACAGGGGTCGTCTCGCGCCGGTGGGAGGACCGGACGGAAGCGTGGAG CCCGTAACGAGCCCCTGAAGAAGGAGCGTCCCAAGTGGAAGAGCGACTACCCCATGACCGAGGGGCAGCTGCGCAGCAAGAGAGATGAATTCTGGGATACGGCGCCGGCCTTTGAGGGCCGCAAGGAGATCTGGGATGCGCTGAAGGCAGCCGCAGTCGCCCTGGAGTGTAACGACCACGAGCTCGCCCAGGCCATAGTGGACGGAGCTAGCATCACGCTCCcgcatg gcaccCTGAATGAGTGTTATGACGAGCTGGGCAACCGCTACCAGCTGCCCGTCTACTGCCTGGCCCCGCCCCTTAATCTGATCTCGGAGCGCAGTGAGGAAGAGCCGTCGGACACGCccgaagccccccccc ccaggaaGGAGTTCTCCCTCAAG GTGCGTCTGTCGACGGGGCGAGACGTGCGGCTGAGCGCCAGCATGGCGGACTCCATCGGTCAGCTGAAGAAGCAGCTGCAGGCTCAGGAGGACATCGAGGCGGCGCACCAGCGCTGGTTCTTCAGCGGGAAGCTGCTGACCGACAAAACGCGGCTGCAGGACACCAAGATCCAGAAGGACTTCGTCATCCAGGTCATCGTCAACCAGccgcccacagacacacacacgcccatggCCACggccccgcccacacacacacccacacccacggcCCCCTCCACCCCCGACAACTGA